In the Bacteroidota bacterium genome, one interval contains:
- the lipA gene encoding lipoyl synthase: MEFDLPVLETSQARSPRPEWLKVRMPSGENYSRLSHIMRDNGLHTVCEEARCPNVAECWNSGTATFMILGDTCTRSCGFCAVKTGRPMTLDTDEPNRVAEATRLMNLRHIVITSVNRDELPDGGAGVFAETIRKVREVNPQTRIEVLIPDFKARPESLRVLFDAKPDILNHNTETVPSMYRQVRPQAKYHWTLGVLSQAKQEGFVTKTGIMLGLGESREELLTVMADLCEIKVDILTLGQYLQPTKNHLPIARYVSPDEFNELHDIGMEMGFRNVEAGPLVRSSYHAADHI, translated from the coding sequence ATGGAATTCGATCTGCCGGTACTGGAAACGTCGCAAGCGCGCAGCCCTCGGCCCGAGTGGCTGAAGGTGCGCATGCCTTCGGGTGAAAATTATTCTCGCCTATCGCACATCATGCGCGACAACGGTCTGCACACGGTATGCGAGGAAGCGCGATGTCCGAACGTGGCCGAATGTTGGAATAGCGGCACGGCGACGTTTATGATTCTCGGCGATACGTGCACACGTTCGTGCGGCTTCTGTGCTGTCAAAACGGGCCGCCCGATGACACTCGATACCGACGAACCGAACCGAGTGGCCGAAGCGACACGTCTGATGAATCTGCGGCATATCGTCATTACAAGTGTCAACCGCGACGAGCTTCCCGATGGCGGAGCCGGTGTGTTTGCCGAGACGATCCGCAAAGTCCGCGAGGTCAACCCGCAGACACGCATCGAGGTATTGATCCCCGACTTCAAGGCTCGTCCCGAGTCGCTGCGTGTACTCTTCGACGCGAAGCCCGACATCTTGAACCATAATACCGAGACTGTGCCGTCGATGTATCGTCAGGTACGTCCGCAGGCCAAATATCACTGGACGCTTGGCGTGCTCTCGCAGGCGAAGCAGGAAGGCTTTGTGACGAAGACCGGCATCATGCTCGGTCTTGGCGAATCTCGCGAAGAGCTCCTCACGGTGATGGCCGACCTCTGCGAAATCAAGGTCGATATTCTCACGCTCGGTCAATATCTCCAACCGACGAAGAACCACTTACCGATCGCACGGTATGTGTCGCCCGACGAGTTCAACGAGCTGCACGATATCGGCATGGAAATGGGCTTCCGCAACGTCGAGGCGGGTCCGCTGGTACGAAGTTCGTACCATGCCGCCGACCATATTTAG
- a CDS encoding N-acetylmuramoyl-L-alanine amidase: MISLVLFVGSVRLTTSDDDLQAAKPAKKKHPKLDVIVLDAGHGGKDPGAIGTNGYKEKQATLAIVLQLGKLIEKELPDTKVVYTRATDKFIELYRRGEIANEHKGKLFVSIHCNSTPEKPTKAGGMATYILRPGKTDAAIRVAARENAVISFEKDKSRYDALSDIDFILTSMSRAQDVRFSEKFASQVQKSLKSGVGLKSNGVEQAGFFVLVGASMPNALIETAYISNPKEEALLKSEDGQKKFAQAILEAIKQYKVIYEAS, from the coding sequence ATGATCTCACTGGTATTGTTCGTGGGAAGCGTTCGGCTCACGACGTCGGATGACGACCTTCAGGCCGCGAAACCTGCGAAGAAGAAGCACCCGAAGCTCGATGTGATCGTCCTCGACGCAGGGCATGGCGGCAAAGACCCCGGCGCGATCGGCACCAACGGCTACAAAGAAAAGCAAGCGACGCTTGCGATCGTTCTTCAACTCGGGAAACTGATCGAGAAGGAATTGCCGGACACGAAGGTCGTCTATACCCGTGCGACAGACAAGTTCATCGAGCTCTATCGTCGTGGTGAAATCGCCAACGAGCATAAGGGCAAACTCTTCGTCAGCATTCACTGCAACTCGACCCCGGAAAAACCGACCAAGGCCGGAGGGATGGCAACCTACATTCTCCGACCCGGAAAAACCGATGCTGCGATTCGTGTTGCCGCCAGAGAAAATGCAGTGATCTCGTTCGAGAAAGATAAGTCGCGCTACGATGCGCTCTCCGATATCGACTTCATTCTAACCTCGATGTCACGCGCGCAGGACGTTCGCTTCTCCGAAAAATTCGCCTCTCAGGTTCAGAAGTCGTTGAAGAGCGGCGTCGGCCTCAAAAGTAACGGCGTCGAACAGGCCGGCTTCTTCGTGCTTGTCGGCGCGTCGATGCCGAATGCACTGATCGAGACTGCGTACATCTCGAACCCGAAGGAAGAAGCGCTCTTAAAGAGTGAAGACGGGCAGAAGAAATTCGCGCAAGCAATCCTCGAAGCTATCAAACAATATAAAGTGATCTACGAAGCCTCGTAG
- a CDS encoding aldehyde dehydrogenase family protein encodes MNRHPLIGDSEIIGNAGERAVINPYDSSTIGSVTYADSAQMSAAIGVAADAPKQYSLTAQQRADILTKAARLLQERKEEFARLITLEAGKPITYSRVEVDRAVFTMSASATAASTWDDDRPVDTMGAPNAAGRSVTMRYFPAGPVAAITPFNFPLNLVMHKVAPAIACGCSVVLKPAPQTPLTAFLLADTLTEAGLPPGWLNIVPCENDVAEELVTDDRIKVVSFTGSAAVGWKLKSLAPKKKVTLELGGNGAVIVDEVTDWEKLIPTLASSAFYYAGQVCISLQRLFVRRELYGELVKRIVRYAGTVTVGDPIDAATVVGPLISEAAASKAWTWVERAVAAGAKKHTGERLSPRMISPTVLTDVPTDCEISCEEAFAPVVIVEPYDDFDAMLSRVNSSRYGLQAGLFTTDQTKTRHAYETLELGGLIINDTNTFRIDTMPYGGVKDSGFGREGVTWAMQEMCEVKVLVKP; translated from the coding sequence ATGAACAGGCACCCCCTTATCGGAGACAGCGAGATCATTGGCAATGCCGGTGAACGGGCTGTTATTAACCCCTACGATTCCTCTACAATCGGCAGCGTTACCTACGCAGACTCTGCGCAGATGAGTGCGGCAATCGGTGTTGCCGCCGACGCACCGAAGCAGTACTCGCTCACCGCCCAACAGCGAGCAGATATCCTCACGAAGGCCGCACGCCTGCTCCAAGAACGCAAAGAGGAATTCGCGCGACTCATCACCCTCGAGGCAGGGAAGCCCATCACGTATTCGCGGGTCGAAGTGGACCGAGCTGTGTTCACGATGTCCGCTTCGGCTACGGCAGCGAGCACGTGGGACGATGATCGTCCGGTCGATACAATGGGTGCGCCAAATGCAGCCGGTCGAAGCGTAACGATGCGCTATTTCCCCGCAGGTCCCGTCGCTGCGATCACTCCCTTCAATTTCCCGCTGAATCTGGTGATGCACAAGGTTGCCCCGGCAATCGCGTGTGGGTGCTCGGTCGTTCTCAAGCCTGCCCCGCAGACGCCGCTGACGGCCTTTCTTCTTGCCGATACTCTCACGGAGGCCGGCTTGCCGCCCGGATGGCTCAATATAGTGCCGTGCGAGAACGATGTCGCCGAAGAACTCGTCACGGATGATCGGATCAAAGTGGTGTCATTCACGGGCAGCGCAGCCGTTGGTTGGAAGCTCAAGTCACTGGCGCCGAAGAAGAAGGTGACGCTCGAACTTGGTGGCAACGGTGCAGTCATTGTGGATGAAGTAACCGATTGGGAGAAGCTGATCCCCACGCTAGCCTCGTCTGCTTTCTACTACGCAGGCCAGGTGTGCATCAGCCTACAACGCCTATTCGTTCGCAGAGAGCTCTACGGTGAGCTTGTAAAGCGCATCGTGCGCTACGCTGGAACTGTGACGGTTGGCGATCCGATCGACGCCGCAACAGTCGTCGGGCCTCTCATCAGCGAAGCCGCAGCATCGAAAGCCTGGACGTGGGTGGAACGCGCAGTTGCCGCAGGGGCAAAGAAGCATACGGGGGAGAGACTGTCGCCGCGGATGATCTCGCCGACGGTCTTGACCGACGTCCCAACCGATTGCGAGATATCCTGCGAAGAAGCGTTTGCACCCGTGGTAATCGTCGAACCCTACGACGACTTCGACGCGATGTTATCCCGGGTGAATTCGAGCAGATACGGTCTGCAAGCAGGTCTCTTCACAACCGACCAAACAAAGACCCGTCACGCCTATGAAACACTTGAACTCGGCGGCCTAATCATCAATGATACCAATACCTTCCGAATCGACACGATGCCCTATGGCGGCGTGAAAGATTCCGGCTTCGGTCGCGAAGGGGTCACGTGGGCAATGCAGGAAATGTGCGAAGTGAAGGTGTTGGTAAAGCCATGA
- the mtaB gene encoding tRNA (N(6)-L-threonylcarbamoyladenosine(37)-C(2))-methylthiotransferase MtaB: MQISAHTLGCKLNSAETSTIVEQFRVRGWQTAGSTREADVYLLNTCSVTSNAERECRQIVRRVLRENPDAFIAVTGCYAQLRPEEIASIEGVDVVLGAKEKFDLFSFVQSFEKQQTAKIFSSPIDEATDFHLAATADTSERTRAFLKVQDGCDYTCSYCTIPMARGASRSTPIENILAETRRLCADGFREIVLSGVNVGDYGKALGLEFVDLVRAIDADPEITARIRISSIEPNLLTDEIIAIVAASSKFCPHFHIPLQSGSDAVLRMMQRRYTTAMYRERIERVKTMMPHCGIGVDVIVGFPGETDELFAETHRFLSELNISYLHVFSYSERPDTKAVALSGRVANDIRKERNAALRILSEKKRRAFYEHQIGQLRTALIEDETACGRDGSLVAEGFTENYVRVAIARSEIGPDAIAAKVRLDAVGDEQVTASIVEVLERRSEPTLLPILR, from the coding sequence ATGCAGATATCCGCTCACACGCTGGGATGCAAGCTCAATAGCGCCGAGACCTCGACGATCGTCGAGCAGTTTCGCGTGCGCGGCTGGCAAACGGCGGGTTCGACCCGCGAAGCGGACGTCTATCTGCTCAATACCTGTTCGGTGACATCGAACGCCGAACGCGAGTGCCGTCAGATTGTACGGCGTGTATTGCGAGAAAACCCGGATGCGTTCATTGCCGTAACAGGCTGCTATGCGCAGCTTCGCCCGGAAGAGATCGCGAGTATCGAGGGCGTCGATGTCGTGCTCGGCGCAAAGGAAAAATTCGATCTTTTCTCGTTCGTGCAATCGTTCGAGAAGCAACAGACGGCGAAGATCTTTTCGTCGCCGATCGATGAGGCAACCGACTTCCATCTTGCAGCGACCGCCGATACCTCGGAGCGCACCCGTGCATTCCTGAAGGTGCAGGACGGGTGTGACTATACGTGTTCGTACTGCACGATCCCAATGGCTCGCGGCGCTTCGCGTTCGACCCCGATCGAGAATATTCTCGCCGAAACTCGTCGCCTCTGCGCCGACGGGTTCCGCGAGATCGTGCTGTCCGGGGTGAATGTCGGAGACTATGGCAAGGCGCTGGGTCTGGAGTTTGTCGATCTCGTTCGCGCCATCGACGCCGACCCCGAGATCACAGCCCGTATCCGAATCTCGTCGATCGAACCGAATCTGCTCACCGACGAGATCATTGCCATCGTTGCGGCCAGCTCGAAGTTCTGCCCGCATTTTCATATTCCGCTGCAATCGGGATCCGACGCGGTGCTTCGGATGATGCAACGCCGTTATACCACGGCGATGTATCGCGAACGGATCGAACGGGTGAAGACGATGATGCCGCATTGCGGAATCGGGGTGGACGTGATTGTCGGTTTCCCGGGCGAGACGGACGAGCTGTTCGCCGAGACACACCGATTCCTCTCCGAGTTGAATATCAGTTATTTGCACGTATTCTCGTATAGCGAACGGCCCGATACGAAGGCTGTAGCGCTTTCGGGCCGCGTTGCAAACGATATCCGCAAGGAGCGAAATGCCGCGCTTCGGATCTTATCCGAAAAGAAACGTCGCGCATTTTACGAACACCAGATCGGGCAGCTCCGCACCGCACTCATTGAAGACGAAACAGCCTGCGGCAGAGACGGAAGTCTTGTTGCAGAAGGATTCACCGAGAATTACGTCCGTGTCGCGATCGCGCGCAGCGAGATCGGGCCGGATGCGATCGCCGCGAAGGTGCGGCTCGATGCGGTGGGCGATGAACAGGTCACCGCATCGATCGTCGAAGTACTGGAACGACGTTCCGAACCCACACTCTTACCCATTCTGCGATAG
- a CDS encoding glycosyltransferase family 39 protein, which translates to MSADFFHFLHSPKTERRTLAVIAVVVLLVQILTMRSTVVYGEPYAIAEYMHKGMGFVYIFPWDLTPSPTCFIPPLYAYFLYALLQAGIGTFGMRIAGLLFFQISGFFLYYFFKRYTKPSLALYGYLLYVAYVPLWLLSEKIDPDGLNILLVTATVFILDQLREAPSWKRWITLGLLLGIQILTRPDILVGIVIFGVWLYYNLSDRRAFVKGYAAAIAIALVMVAPWTIRNYRQFGRFVLVSSNSGYNLFLGNNPAATGEFQQADETPESKAIDSARAAYFNLHPSGVERDSYLFHVAVDWALAHPWEVVKLSVKKFYFHWWLRESAGVYIQAPEWMIAAYNIGSLLLVLLGMIGLWSIPREARSLLVALFVYSTAIAMIFFVQSRHRALKVDPYLIMLSVIGIHRIVSPKRHELHHSRKGELHA; encoded by the coding sequence TTGTCGGCAGACTTCTTTCACTTTCTGCACTCACCGAAGACCGAACGCCGGACGCTCGCAGTCATTGCTGTCGTCGTGCTGTTGGTGCAGATCCTGACGATGCGCAGCACGGTTGTCTATGGCGAACCCTATGCTATCGCAGAGTACATGCACAAGGGCATGGGCTTTGTGTATATCTTTCCGTGGGACCTCACGCCTTCGCCCACGTGCTTCATCCCGCCACTCTACGCCTATTTCTTGTACGCACTGCTACAAGCGGGCATCGGGACATTCGGGATGCGTATCGCGGGGTTGCTCTTTTTCCAGATATCCGGTTTCTTCCTCTACTACTTCTTTAAGCGCTACACGAAGCCGTCGCTCGCGCTCTATGGCTACTTGCTCTATGTCGCGTATGTCCCGTTGTGGCTCCTATCCGAGAAGATCGACCCGGACGGGTTGAATATCTTATTGGTGACGGCAACCGTGTTCATCCTGGACCAATTGCGCGAAGCGCCGAGTTGGAAGCGGTGGATTACCCTCGGACTGTTACTCGGCATTCAGATCCTCACGCGGCCGGATATCCTCGTCGGCATCGTGATCTTCGGCGTATGGTTGTACTATAATCTCAGCGACCGTCGCGCCTTTGTCAAAGGCTATGCGGCCGCGATCGCGATTGCGCTCGTGATGGTCGCACCCTGGACGATCAGAAACTATCGACAGTTCGGACGCTTCGTCCTCGTCAGCTCGAACTCGGGTTATAATCTGTTTCTCGGCAACAATCCTGCCGCAACCGGAGAATTTCAACAGGCCGATGAAACGCCCGAAAGCAAGGCGATCGACTCTGCACGTGCCGCATATTTCAACTTGCACCCCTCCGGCGTTGAACGCGATTCGTATCTGTTTCATGTTGCTGTCGATTGGGCATTGGCCCATCCGTGGGAGGTGGTGAAGCTCTCGGTAAAGAAGTTCTATTTCCACTGGTGGCTGCGCGAATCGGCTGGGGTGTATATTCAGGCTCCGGAATGGATGATCGCCGCGTATAATATCGGCAGTTTGCTGCTCGTCTTGCTTGGGATGATCGGGCTGTGGTCGATCCCGCGCGAGGCACGGAGCCTGCTTGTCGCATTGTTCGTGTATTCGACGGCGATCGCGATGATCTTTTTCGTACAATCGCGTCATCGCGCATTGAAGGTCGATCCGTACCTGATCATGCTGTCGGTCATTGGAATCCATCGAATTGTGTCGCCGAAGCGGCATGAGCTACATCATTCGCGCAAAGGAGAACTCCATGCTTAA
- the gyrA gene encoding DNA gyrase subunit A encodes MSTITEKIQPRGLEDEMRESYIDYSMSVIVSRALPDVRDGLKPVHRRVLYGMNELGMGPNRPYKKSARVVGEVLGKYHPHGDSAVYDTIVRMAQDFSMRVPLVDGQGNFGSMDGDSAAAMRYTEVRMTALATEMLKDLDKNTVNFGPNFDDTLQQPLVLPAAFPNLLVNGATGIAVGMATNIPPHNLGEVIQGCLAYIENPKITSEELAKIIIAPDFPTGGLIYGYDGVRDAYATGRGRVIVRARATIETQKNDRESIIVTEIPYMVNKATLQEKIAELIRDKKIEGISDIRDESDKEGVRIVFDLKRDAVAKVVLNNLYKHTQMQTTFGVIMLALVNGVPKVLNLREIIHHYVTHRNEVVRRRTQFDLDAAEKRAHILEGYIIALDNIDEVIQVIKKSKDTETASTNLQKRFKLSEIQAKSILEMRLQRLTGLERSKIEAEYREVIQLIEKLKAILASQTLQLKIIADELKEVMERFADKRRTEVIYDTKDFTIEDMIAEEDVVVTISHTGFIKRFPVSGYRRQGRGGKGVTGAGTKEDDFIEHMFIASTHHYIMFFTNKGRCYWLKVHEIPEAGRASKGRSIANLLEKPADEHITAFITVKEFDDKHYVSMVTEHGTIKKTVLSAYGNVRRTGIQAITLDEKDTLVDVRMTDGTQEIIIGTREGMACRFNERDVRDMGRTAGGVRGITLEEGDRVIGMISPKRTGTTVLVVSEQGYGKRSDVSDYRLTKRGGKGVITLKATEKTGKLVSMREVVDNDDLIVVTKEGLVIRAHVSELRVMGRNTQGVRVVRLNDGDRVAAVANVPADEDEELEKLEATTPPKTPKGPPPPKQTGIFEA; translated from the coding sequence ATGTCAACTATCACTGAGAAGATTCAACCTCGCGGACTCGAAGACGAGATGCGCGAGAGTTACATCGATTATTCGATGTCGGTCATCGTCAGCCGTGCGCTGCCGGATGTACGAGATGGCCTGAAGCCCGTACATCGTCGCGTGCTCTATGGCATGAACGAACTCGGTATGGGCCCGAACCGGCCATACAAGAAAAGCGCGCGTGTTGTGGGTGAGGTACTCGGTAAGTACCATCCGCACGGCGATTCGGCGGTGTACGATACGATCGTCCGCATGGCACAGGATTTCTCGATGCGCGTGCCGCTGGTTGACGGTCAGGGTAACTTCGGCTCGATGGACGGCGACTCCGCAGCCGCCATGCGTTATACCGAAGTCCGGATGACGGCGCTGGCGACCGAAATGTTGAAGGACCTCGACAAAAACACGGTCAACTTCGGTCCGAACTTCGACGATACGCTGCAGCAACCGCTCGTGTTGCCGGCCGCATTCCCGAATTTACTCGTCAACGGCGCAACCGGCATCGCCGTCGGTATGGCGACGAACATCCCGCCTCATAATCTTGGGGAAGTGATTCAGGGATGCCTGGCATATATTGAGAACCCGAAGATTACCAGCGAAGAACTCGCAAAGATCATCATTGCCCCCGATTTCCCGACGGGCGGGCTGATCTACGGCTACGACGGCGTGCGCGATGCCTATGCCACGGGTCGTGGTCGCGTGATCGTCCGTGCGCGTGCGACGATCGAAACGCAGAAGAACGACCGCGAGTCGATCATTGTCACCGAGATTCCGTACATGGTCAATAAGGCGACACTGCAAGAGAAGATCGCCGAGCTGATCCGCGACAAAAAGATCGAAGGCATTTCCGATATCCGCGATGAGTCGGACAAAGAGGGCGTCCGAATCGTGTTCGACCTCAAGCGCGATGCCGTTGCAAAAGTGGTACTGAACAACCTGTACAAGCACACGCAGATGCAGACGACGTTCGGCGTCATCATGCTTGCGCTTGTCAACGGCGTGCCGAAGGTGCTGAACCTTCGCGAGATCATCCATCACTACGTGACGCATCGCAACGAGGTCGTGCGTCGTCGTACGCAGTTCGACCTCGATGCTGCCGAGAAGCGTGCGCATATCCTCGAAGGCTACATCATCGCGCTCGATAATATCGACGAGGTGATCCAGGTCATTAAGAAGTCGAAGGATACCGAGACGGCGTCGACGAATTTGCAGAAGCGATTCAAGCTTTCGGAGATCCAGGCGAAGTCTATCCTCGAGATGCGACTGCAACGTCTGACGGGTCTCGAACGCTCGAAGATCGAAGCGGAATACCGCGAGGTCATTCAGTTGATCGAAAAGCTCAAAGCAATTTTGGCATCCCAGACGCTTCAGCTCAAGATCATTGCCGACGAGCTGAAAGAAGTGATGGAGCGCTTCGCCGACAAGCGCCGCACCGAGGTGATCTACGACACCAAAGACTTCACGATCGAAGACATGATCGCCGAAGAAGATGTCGTGGTCACGATCTCGCACACCGGCTTTATCAAGCGATTCCCGGTATCGGGCTATCGTCGACAGGGCAGAGGTGGCAAAGGCGTGACCGGTGCGGGAACGAAAGAGGACGATTTTATCGAACATATGTTCATCGCCTCGACGCACCACTACATCATGTTCTTCACGAATAAGGGCAGATGTTATTGGCTGAAAGTGCATGAGATCCCCGAGGCAGGCCGCGCATCGAAGGGGCGTTCGATTGCAAATCTGCTCGAGAAGCCGGCGGATGAACACATCACGGCGTTCATTACCGTGAAGGAATTCGACGACAAGCATTACGTCAGTATGGTCACCGAACACGGTACGATCAAAAAGACGGTGCTCTCGGCCTATGGCAACGTCCGCCGCACGGGTATTCAGGCGATCACGCTCGACGAGAAAGATACGCTCGTCGACGTTCGCATGACCGACGGTACGCAGGAAATTATTATCGGCACGCGAGAAGGTATGGCCTGTCGCTTCAACGAGCGCGACGTCCGCGACATGGGCCGTACAGCCGGTGGTGTTCGCGGTATTACGCTTGAAGAGGGTGACCGCGTCATCGGTATGATCTCGCCGAAGCGCACCGGCACGACAGTGCTTGTCGTGAGCGAACAGGGCTATGGCAAGCGCAGCGACGTCAGCGATTATCGCCTGACCAAGCGCGGCGGCAAAGGCGTCATCACGCTGAAAGCAACCGAGAAGACGGGCAAGCTCGTCTCGATGCGCGAAGTCGTCGATAATGACGATCTGATCGTCGTGACGAAAGAAGGCCTCGTAATTCGTGCGCACGTCAGCGAACTTCGAGTGATGGGGCGCAATACGCAAGGCGTGCGCGTCGTTCGACTCAACGATGGCGACCGCGTTGCAGCCGTTGCAAACGTCCCGGCTGACGAGGACGAAGAACTCGAAAAGCTGGAGGCCACAACTCCGCCGAAAACCCCGAAGGGTCCGCCGCCGCCGAAGCAGACGGGCATCTTCGAGGCGTAA
- a CDS encoding YajQ family cyclic di-GMP-binding protein codes for MASQFSFDVVSEFDEQEVDNAINQAKKEVEQRYDFKGSNTTIDLNLKDKTITIQTSDDMKLRALTEIINGKMIKRNVSLKSLDYGKAEAASGGSLRQVIKLKSGLESDQAKLITKYVKDTKMKVQAQIQGDAVRITGKSKDDLQAAIALLKSQDFPFPIQFTNYR; via the coding sequence ATGGCAAGTCAGTTTTCATTCGATGTCGTTTCCGAGTTCGACGAACAGGAAGTCGATAATGCGATCAATCAGGCAAAGAAAGAAGTCGAACAGCGGTACGACTTCAAGGGATCGAACACGACGATCGATCTGAACCTCAAGGACAAGACGATTACGATCCAAACCTCGGACGACATGAAGCTCCGGGCGCTCACAGAGATCATCAACGGCAAGATGATCAAACGTAACGTCTCGCTGAAATCGCTCGACTACGGCAAGGCCGAGGCCGCAAGCGGCGGGTCGCTGCGCCAGGTCATCAAGCTCAAGAGCGGGCTCGAGAGCGACCAGGCGAAGCTGATCACGAAGTATGTGAAAGATACGAAGATGAAGGTCCAGGCGCAGATTCAGGGCGATGCCGTCCGCATCACCGGGAAGAGCAAGGACGACCTCCAGGCTGCGATCGCGTTGCTGAAGTCGCAGGACTTCCCGTTCCCGATCCAGTTCACGAACTATCGGTAA
- the xth gene encoding exodeoxyribonuclease III → MLKITSWNVNGIRAAERKGLLEYMKAESPDILCLQETKAQVDQLPKSLIDVDGYSSHFVSGEKKGYSGVAIYTKKEPKDVVVGCGHPKFDVEGRVVRADYDEFTLYNIYYPNGGRGPERVQYKLEFYEMILEQWQALREEGKRLILTGDFNTAHKENDLARPDENSNVTGFLPIERAWLDKIEALGYVDTFRAFNRDPEWYTYWDQITRARERNVGWRIDYFWVTPDVMPFVVDSPIKMDVMGSDHCPIELHLEL, encoded by the coding sequence ATGCTTAAGATCACATCGTGGAATGTTAACGGCATTCGTGCCGCAGAACGCAAAGGCCTGCTCGAGTACATGAAAGCAGAGAGCCCGGATATCCTCTGTCTGCAGGAGACAAAGGCACAGGTGGACCAGCTCCCGAAATCGCTGATCGATGTCGATGGATACTCTTCACATTTTGTCAGCGGGGAGAAGAAGGGGTATTCCGGCGTCGCGATTTATACGAAAAAGGAGCCGAAGGATGTGGTCGTCGGCTGCGGACATCCGAAGTTCGATGTCGAAGGCCGCGTCGTCCGCGCCGACTATGACGAGTTCACGCTCTATAATATCTACTATCCGAATGGCGGCCGTGGGCCGGAGCGTGTGCAGTACAAGCTCGAGTTTTACGAGATGATCCTCGAACAATGGCAGGCGCTTCGCGAAGAAGGGAAGAGGCTGATCCTGACCGGGGATTTCAATACGGCTCATAAAGAAAACGATCTTGCGAGACCGGACGAAAACTCGAATGTCACCGGCTTCCTCCCGATTGAGCGTGCATGGCTCGACAAGATCGAAGCGCTTGGGTATGTCGATACTTTCAGAGCATTCAACCGCGATCCCGAGTGGTACACATACTGGGACCAGATCACACGTGCCCGCGAACGCAACGTCGGCTGGCGCATCGATTATTTCTGGGTTACACCGGATGTGATGCCGTTCGTCGTCGATTCACCGATCAAAATGGATGTCATGGGCAGCGATCATTGCCCAATCGAGCTGCATTTGGAGCTGTGA
- a CDS encoding phospholipase — MTPKEHHIKSVRTARLYTLGSFEGKGKHLWIATHGYASLARDFITCFEPIVDDRTLVVAPEGLSRFYTKGFAGGVGASWMTKEDREFEIYDYVEYLDRIAEGIIERMEAPPARITAFGFSQGCPTITRWTALGSVQPDEVVLWCGDTPTDLDFEGYTEKMKDRTTYLAIGSSDEVIAKPVNDLSIKLIADKGLATTRFDFEGGHAIPSAALVAFKAQLLAKK, encoded by the coding sequence ATGACCCCAAAAGAGCATCACATCAAGTCCGTTCGAACCGCCCGTCTCTACACACTCGGCTCGTTCGAAGGGAAAGGCAAGCATTTGTGGATCGCGACCCATGGGTATGCGAGCTTAGCCCGAGATTTCATCACCTGTTTCGAACCCATCGTCGACGACCGCACGCTCGTCGTCGCTCCGGAAGGACTCTCGCGTTTTTACACGAAGGGTTTTGCCGGCGGGGTCGGCGCGTCGTGGATGACGAAAGAAGACCGCGAATTCGAGATCTACGATTATGTCGAGTATCTCGATCGGATTGCCGAAGGAATTATCGAACGGATGGAAGCACCTCCAGCGAGGATTACGGCATTCGGTTTTTCGCAGGGGTGTCCAACGATCACACGCTGGACGGCGCTTGGCTCGGTGCAGCCCGACGAGGTGGTGCTGTGGTGCGGCGATACGCCGACCGATCTCGACTTCGAGGGATACACCGAGAAGATGAAGGATCGTACGACGTATCTCGCGATCGGGAGCTCGGACGAGGTCATCGCGAAACCCGTCAACGACCTCAGCATCAAGCTGATCGCCGACAAGGGCCTCGCGACGACGCGATTCGATTTTGAGGGCGGCCACGCCATTCCGTCGGCTGCACTCGTCGCATTCAAAGCACAACTGCTCGCCAAGAAGTAA